The nucleotide window TCCGTGTGCCTCTTTGAGAGCTTGGAAGGTCCTTCCAGCACTAGTAGAGATCGATGGGAATAAGAAAAAGGCAGTCTTCAGCTTGTCATCACCTTTGTCTGTACCCTGCATGTCATTTCAGAACTCCTTAATTGTTCTTACTCCCTAAAGTTGCACAGAGCTCCTCTCAGTTCAGTTTTCAGTTTGACAAAATTTAGTGAGCccctgctgtgtgtcaggcactgtgtgaGATGCTGGTGATAGAGCAGTGAGCAAGACTCACAGGGTCCTTGTTCTACAGTCAAGGGTAAAAGACATTAAGCAGTTTTGGCAAAGTGTAATTATTAGAGCAGAAATGTCAACATGAAAGGGCAGGAAACATTTCCAGCAGAAGAAATAGCATAGGTGGAGGCTCAGAGCTTGGACATGGTGTGTTGAACAAGGTGGAAAGTGGTGCGGGGTTGGTGGAAGTGCAGCAGCACGGGTCTTCTAGCTCTGCTCGGTGCCTTCGGCCCCCACTAGCACCTGCAGctactgagcccttgaaatgggGTTAGTTCTGACTGAATGTACTGTGCACATGTAATAGATACTGGATTTTGAAGATTAGTGTAAAAAAAGATATACTATctcaataataattttatgttgattatatgttgaaacaATAATACTTTGGATTATTGGgtcaaatacaaatattaaaattaatttaaaaaattttctgatGTGGCTACttgaaaatttcaaattacatatgtggctcacattatattgcTATTAGACGGGACTGTTCTAGACCGTGTTAAGACCTACACTTGATCTTAAGAGCATTGGGAAGGTTTTGAAATGTCTTAAATGGAGAAGTGACATGGTCAGGTTTGCATTTTTGGAAGACTGGCGAGGAGGCTGGATGGTGGGAGACAAGATGAGACCAGTTTGAGATAGTTGTTGTTTAAGTGAAAGAGGGTGGATTAGATGAGTGGTAGCAACGTGGCTAGAGAAAACTTTCAAAAAGTCAAATTACTAACATCAAACAGCTCTCATTCCAGTGAGAAATGATAGGTTGAACCTCTATGAAATTTCCATCTTTGTCAATCAAAAATGGTTGAATAGTGAAAGAACTAACAAGGGCAAAAGTTAGAACAACTGAGTCACAAAATAAGTATTGTATTATAATTCAAAGAATGACATAAATATCCCTAATCCCATAGTGACATAAATAACTGAACACATAAATAAACAGAGGAGGAATAACTCTTTCCCCCAGAATTCCAATTAGTAAATAATGAAGGAAATAGGAAATTGCTATTAGCCTATCACAGTAATAACTGCCATAAGCAAGATCTATTACTGAGTGGGCAAAGGTATAAATGGAAACAGGTTATTTGTCTTAAAGTACCTCTCTCCAAATagtttataaagacaaaaataggttACAGTGGAAAATTTTGGAAGACATCACTCACCTAAGTGATCAAGGTTAGCATCACCTTGATACAGTGATACAGATtatcatgtatttctttatataaagcACCAAAGTCATCACTCTGTGGTTATTTTCCTAATTAACACACCATCTCAATCTAGTCATGAAAAAACATCATGAAAACCGAAATTGAGggtcattctacaaaataaccGACAAGCACTATTCAAGAGAGACAAGAGAAGACAGAATGACCATAGATTTGAGAAAACTGGATAGGACAAGTCAATGTTAGAGATCCTGGATTAGgtcctctaaaagaaaaaaagacattggtAGAAAAACTAGTGAAACCCAAACAAGTTCTATactttagttaatagtattgtaccaAGGTTAATGTCTTAGTTTTGGTAAATGTTCTATGACTATGTATTATGTGACAAGGGAAAGCTGGATAAAAGGTAAATGGGAACTCTATTTTTGTAACTCTAAGTCTAAAATTATCCAAGAAGAATTAACTGTTAAAACAGCTTgaatatcagcaatttcataCAGTCCAACTTATATATCAGACAGGAAGCCACCAAAACTAGTGCTAAAGCTACAGCAATACATTATTACATGCTCCAGATGTTCTTGTTTGGGGGCAACTTTTGCATCAAGATCCGAGCCTACATGAACATTCAACTCAAATAGATTACTGTTAAAAAGAtttgatttctaaatttttaaggaaaagtctTGGATGCCAACTAGGACTGGGAGCACAGCAATGGGTGGCACATTTCCCCTGGTCATGTCATTGTACGGGGGTGGGTTCTACGTCAGCTACCTTCCTGTACTCCCACTTCTGAAGACCTACCGTCATGAGGTACTGAGTCGGGATGGTCCAGACTCCCAGCACAGAAGCCGCAGAACAGCAAGGCCCCTCCCCAGCAGCTGTGTTGTACTTGGGTGGTGTTaagtttccaaaaaataaatagcaacagGTGCACAGATAACCCGAGATGCTTGTCTTGTAACTGGTGCCGAGTGAGTACATTGCCCCTTACCATGGGTGTTCAACAGTGAGTCAGACTTCAGGTCAATGGTTAAGTTGGACACTGCGAAAGATGTTCTCTCATGGCAAGTGGGTTTCAGAGCCAACTAAAATAGCAATCTCCAGAATTCTACTCAATACACCAAGTAGCATTTACAGCTCCTAGTTCCACTGACAAGTGACTAGCAAGTGTTTCTCTTCCCAGGTGTATTACCTTTCATGCAGCTTAAGTACCAGTATGTTTATTGCATTTAAGGTTTCACTTAATGGCCTGAGCTAATCTAACTTCCAGAGGTGAGTAATTTACGCTCTAATAGGTCAGGCTCCTTTTCATTTGCTGCAGCAGTCTCACTGTTTGTAATTATTCACTGTGGTATGCCCTTTAACTTAATGCTACTTAAGGTTTTGCTGAGAGCCAAAGCTATATTTCAATCCCAAATCATCAAAATGTAGAAGAAtgtttaaagattaaaatgtggTGGTTTCTTAGACTGGGCAGGCTTGCAAATTATCTCAATGAATATGTGGATACTGGCCTCACTCTGTATACTCTCTGTAAATTTATTCATGTTAAGGAGACACTCCTACAGTTCTAAATTTCAATGAAGCTCCTGGAGAAACTCAGATACTAATAAGTCTTCGGATAGTGCCGTAAGTGATCGCTGTCACAGTCAGACTGAGAATGGTTTTAAACAAAAGCAATCAACCAAGTAAATATACCAAAGGAAATTCTTTATTGTAAACAAGATATAAAgtacaacaaaagaaatattgtGCAAATTGTAAatcacaaagtttttttttattaaaagaaaattcttgttTTCCAAGGGTCCAGCAAGTTTTGATGTCAGAAATCAACAcccaagagaaaaatgttaaacgGGAAGATAGTGCCATTTTTcactatatattttaaacaatttacttttgttttaccACTGTGTATATCATCCACTATATAACAGAATGTAACAGAAATACTGTTAACAAAAGTGAATGTTTTAACCAACTTCTACTCACCCAAttccacctcccccccaccaccccgcccCAAACTCCTATAAATTAACAGGACAACATCTGTCCATGTGAATAATGGTCACTAATTTTCTAATTCAATAAAGCACACATTACATCCTCATAATATAAGGGTATTTTACTGATGACATAAGCCATCTTTTTCAAGGAGTTATCTAAAAGTCTTGGTATCCCCtctttacaatatatatttttatcttcaaacttttttttctaaacaaagtGCAATGTATCTTAGAGTCTACAGAAAACACATTGGTATACAATTTTCAAATCTACACAAGAAACTGCAGGCAAACTGAAGTTCAAAGCATAATAAAATGCCTAAATATAGTCATCTGTTaaactttcaaaacaaaaacgcaaaaaaaaaaaattgtagctaTATTTCAAAGCAATTAAATTATTGAGGATTCCAATTCTTTGGGCCCTCTTTAGCAATATACAGCTGCTTAATTCCAAATGTTAGCAAGTACAAAAATGCTAGTTCTAGATATATTTAACAACTACATCCACGAAGTTGACTGGAAAGACTAGGAATAGTAAACAAGGTAACTAGGAAAAGATGCCAATATTCGTAATAATACAAATCAAATTTTCCATCTCCATCTCTGTACCGTAATGTTTATTTCCAGTCTCTCTACTCTTGAAACCAGTGCTTTAGAAGAATCACATTGAAAAGTTGGTCTCAAGTATAAATGgtgaaaatgaagtaataaatTGTGCACACAAATTCAAAATCTGTGCTACCTGTGTTGACCTCATCTGaaaccttcaaaaaatatttaaaggaataaaagctTTCTCATCTCTCTTATGTGATAAGAAATGAATCCTGCCACTCTGTGACCTGCTTGTGGCTGCAGCACTTCTTGTCCTCTAACCCAGGCTGAGCCTTCTCCTCAGGCTGTAGGGCTTCTGCTCTCGGCCCACACTGGAGGGCCACAGACTTGCAGTGGAAGCATTTTTACATCACCACTGGCTCCTGGCTGTGACCAAAGTTACTTCTGATTCTTGCCTTCTGAGCGGTCactgtgtgggggcaggggttggAGGTAAGGCAATGTCATTTAACTTGCTCACTTCCATCTGCCAGTTTGGTAGCTTCTTGGCTGACAGATGACGCCGGGCATGCTTGGTCAAATGGTCACTCCTCATGAACCGTCGGTCACACATGGGACAAGCAAATTTCTTTTCGCCTGTGTGGGTTCGCCGGTGTCTGGACAGTTCATCAGAACGGGCAAACCTCCTTTCACAGCCTTTCCAGCTACAGCTAAAAGGCTTTTCTCCTGAGACAAAGAAATTCAGATCATCATTACTATGCATTTACCAAATCACTGGAAATCAAATTGTatctaaatatatacatgttaaaATATCTTAACAGAATCTTCTCAAAATAAAAGCTACTAAATGAATCAACTGTTAAGTGAATATGTGCActgctctattttcaactttcacTGTCACATTTATAGGAAACTTCCCTGtataaaaagccaaaaacaaaaaggtTTTCTGACTTGAACTGTGGTACAAAGACTTTAGAAATGCTTTACTAAAGTAAATATTCACTTAAAGAATCATTTgcaaaattaagacaaaaacacCTTGATGAAATCTTTTGTAGGAACTTGTACTGGTAATAACAGCCCCTGAACTGGCTAATAAAGCAAGTTCTTCTTTAACATGCTTGGTTTGTATTTGTGATCACGGACTAAAAATATTCATCTAAATTTctaagacacaaataaatgattGGTACCTGTGTGTGTTCTCATGTGGGCCTTCAGATGAGAGCTTTTAAAGTATGTCTTGCCACATCCTGGGTGACTACAGATGTGACTTCTTATCCTGGAGGAGTCAATCTGAGGAGTGACTTTTGCTGCAGAAGGGGAAAACCCTGGAGCAGGGGCAATAGGAGAGAGTCTGGTGCCATTTGGGCTCACCACTGGAGGCTTTGGGTTCTGAACAACAGGCTGGGGTACGACAAACATGACAGCGCCTTTGGGCACCTGAGTGCCCATGAACACAACAGGTGGGCAGACAGCTGGTGGCTGACTGGGTGGAGTGCTAGGAACGACTGTTGTCACAACAGGGTTGTTTGCAGGGAGGGGAACCATCTGACAGATGACTGGCATAGGTGGCACTCCCCCTGTTGATACTGCAGGTGGAGAGACCAACACTGACTTCTGTTGTGGGGACACAGTGGCTGGCTGAGGTCTACAGATGACGGTTTCTGAGGAAGGCACAGAAAAGTCATAAAGTGCAGGACTTGCTTTCTCATCAACATCTGCCACTGTGTTTCTCTCACACTTGGATCTGTTTGGTGACACAGCTGCACAGGGTATGTTTTTTCTTGCAGCCTCAACATTTATGTGGGTTCTTCTTCGAAAAGAATTGTCCTGATAGTTGAGAATGCTGGCTGCTTTCACTGGACAAGATCGGTGGTTACACAGCTGGGCATCAGCTGTATGACGAATCACACTTGTGGCCTGAGCCTTGGGGAGTTTGGGGGCAGGTACTGGGCTCTTATCTTCCTCTTTGAAAGGCGCAGCGATGTGAGGCTTGGTGGTATCTGAGAATGATTTGAAGTGTCCAGTAGATGGCGCTGATGCCATCAAATTTGACACTTGAGAGGGTTCAAAGTCAGAAGGACTGTAAGGTGGAGTCAaacactagaaaagaaaaatataaaaggaacgGGTATGAGAAATTAAGTTcattatataaattacaaaaaattccATCATCTGCATTCTCATCTTAAACACATGATATGATACTTACAAATGCTGGAATCGTATGAAAATCAGGTGTACCCGGAAGTAGATTCTCTTCCTCAGACATATCAGATACTGGAGTAACAGGTCTGTTttcaatgtatttcttaaaatcagACTTCCAACTGCAGCTCATTGACATAAGTGCTTCTACAGCTTCAAAATCACTCTTTTCTGCAGTTTTGTTCCATGAATACACACACTCTTTTGATCTTTCAGAAATCATTTCCATCCTTTCCtcctagaaaaaaatatcagattataaacatatttttgtcATCCGAATAACACACAGAGCAACACACaacttttttctttacaatttgcACAACTTTCCaagtttctgaaataatttttctcaccCCAACTAATAACAATGGTAAAAACCAAATCTTCCTCATTCCTTCACACTTAGAGTTGAACACTGATATGCTTGCAAGGTCTCCTATTTACCATTAAGGAGACCAAGGCTAAAGATAACAATGCATATATGatccaaaaaagagaagaacctgatttacaaattttatattcttcccaGAGAAGCTATTTGCAACTGGGGTCAGACAAAATAACTAAGGAAAGGCTCCACAAAAGTTCTTTTTTCAATACTACAAGTGTGGCATGAGAACTGTTGAGATACCAGTTCCTAATAGGGAAAAAAGCCCCCACAACTTTCTTAAAAAGGCAAAGTGTAGTGGACAGAGCTCTGGCCTGATGCTATAGGTATGACCTCTGGAAAGACTCCTTCCACTTTAGAATAAAATCAACAGCATTGAATCCTCAGTCTCTTTAAAATTACTGCATTAGgttatttgaaatctttcataGCTTGATTATCTCTGGTAAAGACAGAAAGAGTGAAATATGTGGAAAAATCCCAAAACTTTATTGAAACTTCAGGTTTTTCATGTTTATGTTCCTTTTCACTAGATCTATTTAACACAATGGTTTGCTATGCACAACGATGACCAGCTACTGCAATACTACTAAAAAATGGCCAATCATAAAATTTAATCTTCTACGCAGAATTCGCAAAAAACTGTAATGAGTCTGCAATAGTCCAATcgaacatattttcttttttaaaataactgtttgaTGACAAAATGACAGCACATGCTTGGCAGTTTTATTTATACAACTCCCTCTATcaagt belongs to Ailuropoda melanoleuca isolate Jingjing chromosome 9, ASM200744v2, whole genome shotgun sequence and includes:
- the KLF10 gene encoding Krueppel-like factor 10, translating into MLNFGASVQQAAEERMEMISERSKECVYSWNKTAEKSDFEAVEALMSMSCSWKSDFKKYIENRPVTPVSDMSEEENLLPGTPDFHTIPAFCLTPPYSPSDFEPSQVSNLMASAPSTGHFKSFSDTTKPHIAAPFKEEDKSPVPAPKLPKAQATSVIRHTADAQLCNHRSCPVKAASILNYQDNSFRRRTHINVEAARKNIPCAAVSPNRSKCERNTVADVDEKASPALYDFSVPSSETVICRPQPATVSPQQKSVLVSPPAVSTGGVPPMPVICQMVPLPANNPVVTTVVPSTPPSQPPAVCPPVVFMGTQVPKGAVMFVVPQPVVQNPKPPVVSPNGTRLSPIAPAPGFSPSAAKVTPQIDSSRIRSHICSHPGCGKTYFKSSHLKAHMRTHTGEKPFSCSWKGCERRFARSDELSRHRRTHTGEKKFACPMCDRRFMRSDHLTKHARRHLSAKKLPNWQMEVSKLNDIALPPTPAPTQ